In Streptomyces sp. NBC_00414, a single window of DNA contains:
- a CDS encoding serine/threonine-protein kinase has translation MTGRYRLVESIGQGGMGRVWRAADETLDRQVAVKEMRIDGMDQEDARTRRERTLREARATARIDHRNVVRVYDVVDEGERLWIVMELVDGRSLERVVAEDGPLSPRATARIGLELAAALEQVHAGGVLHRDIKPGNVLIERRAGRVVLTDFGIAAIQDAEALTMVGMLVGSPDYMAPERVSGRPQGPPSDLWSLGATLCAALGGRSPFSRATTLATLHAVLYEEPDIPSVAGGLEEALTALLQKDPADRPALEDLVSLLAPVADGSTGAASLTVTLPGAEEATPEPGPDPNANPDPDPDPDPDPDPTVDPAAEPTAESGPAPAPGEPAATGSARPSSEDTSREGEGARAVQMGQANQANQANQANHVDPAAEADPTAGRPQAPEPPPVERPTPLYLRIPALEPPPVTPTEAGAHGTPEPEPEPEPEPEPEPVQDAVPIRPAPTPTSTSTPPPTPAQGAPTPEPLPAAPAAYTPPEVENASSEAPREGTPEIPSEGAAPGHAFRAPGVRLERPETPAPTEEPSPEAPESQGPPQAQGPPKPQDPQAEGNAELPTRPRAAPPPMSPGELPGPAVPSTPRRTGSRIRGRKGLIAAAGVVVAGALAGLLVPMLGGSPDDKDKAGPSSSASGGSGPSSPPPTVAGTARPPSLPAGSRTEAGMYAWAPPDGWDRVAQSGAEVHYTSPDRKQEILANASPARGDLMAQWEKTEQTTSKGLDYRRIRLEETTFRGEPAVVWEYTVTAKGLPWHARLLGFDADGKSYEITTWYHPDVEERALGVYDNVKKSFTPL, from the coding sequence GTGACAGGCCGATACCGGCTGGTCGAGAGCATCGGTCAAGGAGGTATGGGGCGGGTGTGGCGGGCCGCCGACGAAACGCTCGACCGGCAGGTCGCCGTCAAGGAGATGCGCATAGACGGCATGGACCAGGAGGACGCCAGGACCCGCCGCGAACGGACCCTGCGCGAGGCAAGGGCCACAGCCCGGATCGACCATCGCAACGTGGTGCGCGTGTACGACGTCGTGGACGAGGGCGAGCGCCTGTGGATCGTGATGGAGCTGGTCGACGGCCGCTCCCTCGAACGGGTCGTGGCGGAGGACGGGCCGCTGAGCCCGCGAGCCACGGCCCGGATCGGACTCGAACTGGCGGCGGCGCTCGAACAGGTGCACGCGGGCGGTGTCCTGCACCGGGACATCAAACCGGGCAACGTCCTGATCGAACGGCGGGCAGGCCGGGTCGTACTCACCGACTTCGGCATCGCCGCCATCCAGGACGCGGAAGCCCTGACGATGGTCGGCATGCTGGTCGGGTCCCCCGACTACATGGCTCCCGAGCGGGTCTCGGGCCGTCCGCAGGGCCCGCCGTCCGACCTCTGGTCGCTGGGTGCCACGCTCTGCGCGGCGCTGGGCGGCCGTTCCCCGTTCTCGCGCGCGACGACTCTCGCGACCCTGCACGCCGTGCTGTACGAGGAGCCCGACATCCCGTCCGTCGCAGGGGGGTTGGAGGAAGCGCTCACGGCCCTGCTCCAGAAGGACCCGGCGGACCGCCCCGCGCTGGAGGATCTGGTCTCGCTGCTCGCCCCGGTGGCGGACGGCAGCACGGGGGCGGCGTCGCTCACCGTCACTCTCCCCGGCGCGGAGGAGGCCACCCCGGAGCCGGGTCCGGACCCGAACGCGAACCCGGACCCGGATCCGGACCCGGACCCGGACCCGGACCCGACTGTGGACCCGGCTGCGGAGCCGACCGCGGAATCGGGGCCGGCGCCGGCGCCCGGCGAACCAGCGGCCACCGGCTCCGCACGGCCCTCCTCCGAGGACACGAGCCGAGAGGGCGAAGGAGCCCGAGCGGTTCAGATGGGCCAGGCGAACCAGGCGAACCAGGCGAACCAGGCGAACCACGTGGACCCGGCGGCCGAGGCGGACCCGACGGCGGGCCGGCCACAGGCGCCCGAGCCCCCACCGGTCGAGCGCCCGACACCCCTGTACCTGCGCATCCCCGCCCTGGAGCCACCACCCGTCACGCCGACGGAGGCGGGCGCCCACGGTACGCCGGAGCCGGAGCCGGAGCCGGAGCCGGAGCCGGAGCCGGAGCCGGTGCAGGACGCCGTACCGATCCGCCCCGCTCCGACGCCGACCTCGACCTCCACCCCGCCCCCGACTCCCGCCCAGGGGGCGCCCACCCCCGAACCACTCCCTGCGGCCCCCGCTGCATACACGCCCCCAGAAGTGGAGAACGCGTCCTCGGAAGCCCCTCGCGAGGGCACTCCCGAGATCCCCTCCGAGGGGGCGGCACCCGGGCACGCGTTCCGTGCGCCCGGCGTCCGGCTGGAGCGGCCGGAGACACCGGCGCCCACGGAAGAACCGAGTCCGGAAGCACCTGAATCGCAGGGGCCACCGCAAGCGCAGGGGCCACCGAAGCCGCAGGACCCGCAGGCAGAAGGAAACGCCGAGCTGCCCACGAGGCCCCGGGCCGCCCCGCCCCCGATGTCACCGGGCGAACTGCCCGGCCCCGCCGTACCGTCCACACCGCGCCGTACGGGCAGCCGGATCCGCGGACGCAAGGGCCTGATCGCCGCCGCGGGCGTGGTCGTCGCCGGGGCCCTCGCCGGTCTGCTCGTCCCGATGCTCGGCGGATCGCCCGACGACAAGGACAAGGCGGGCCCGTCCTCGTCCGCCTCCGGCGGGAGCGGCCCGTCGAGCCCGCCCCCCACCGTCGCGGGCACCGCACGTCCGCCGAGCCTCCCGGCGGGCTCCCGCACGGAGGCGGGCATGTACGCCTGGGCGCCGCCCGACGGCTGGGACCGGGTGGCGCAGAGCGGCGCCGAGGTCCACTACACCTCACCGGACCGCAAGCAGGAGATCCTCGCCAACGCCTCCCCGGCCCGCGGCGATCTGATGGCCCAGTGGGAGAAGACGGAGCAGACGACGAGCAAGGGCCTGGACTACCGGCGCATCCGTCTGGAGGAGACCACGTTCCGAGGGGAGCCCGCCGTCGTCTGGGAGTACACGGTCACGGCCAAGGGACTGCCCTGGCACGCCCGTCTGCTCGGCTTCGACGCCGACGGCAAGTCCTACGAGATCACCACCTGGTACCACCCGGACGTCGAGGAACGGGCGCTCGGCGTCTACGACAACGTCAAGAAGAGCTTCACACCCCTGTGA
- a CDS encoding amino acid permease yields MTSQPTMTKAGHGPEDPGGSGGPGEPDGGLHAGLKNRHLSMIAIGGVIGAGLFVGSSSGIATAGPGILLSYALVGTMVVLVMRMLGEMSAANPTSGSFSAHADRALGRWAGFSIGWLYWFFWVVVLAIEATAGAVILESWIPAVPQWGWALIVMLVLTATNLASVGSYGEFEFWFAGIKVVAIGAFIVIGGLAVFGALPGADTESAGLGNLTDHGGFLPNGPGSILTGILLVVFSFMGSEIATLAAGESENPQRAITKSTNSVIWRIGVFYLGSIFVVVTLLPWDSEAIQKDGSYVAALNSLGIPNAGEIMKFIVLTSVLSCLNSGLYTASRMAFSLGRRGDAPKSFARTTGRGVPMTAILASVAFGFVAVFFNYEFPDSVFLFLVNSSGAVALFVWLVICLSQLRMRKIIERETPEKLVVRMWLYPYLTWATIALIVFVLGYMLTDTEHDGRQTVLLSLLVAAVVVGISLVLEKVRRGKSRLREASDVEQV; encoded by the coding sequence ATGACCTCGCAGCCGACCATGACGAAGGCCGGTCACGGCCCCGAAGATCCCGGAGGGTCCGGAGGCCCCGGCGAGCCCGACGGCGGGCTTCACGCCGGACTCAAGAACCGTCACCTGTCGATGATCGCGATCGGCGGAGTCATCGGCGCCGGCCTCTTCGTCGGCTCCAGCTCCGGCATCGCCACCGCGGGCCCCGGCATCCTGCTGTCGTACGCCCTCGTCGGGACGATGGTCGTCCTCGTGATGCGGATGCTCGGCGAGATGTCCGCCGCGAATCCGACCTCGGGCTCGTTCTCCGCGCACGCCGACCGGGCGCTCGGCCGCTGGGCGGGCTTCTCGATCGGCTGGCTGTACTGGTTCTTCTGGGTCGTCGTGCTCGCGATCGAGGCCACCGCGGGCGCCGTGATCCTGGAGAGCTGGATCCCGGCCGTGCCGCAGTGGGGCTGGGCGCTGATCGTCATGCTCGTCCTGACCGCCACGAACCTGGCCTCCGTCGGCTCCTACGGCGAGTTCGAGTTCTGGTTCGCCGGGATCAAGGTCGTCGCGATCGGCGCCTTCATCGTCATCGGCGGACTCGCGGTCTTCGGCGCGCTGCCGGGGGCCGACACCGAGAGCGCGGGCCTCGGGAACCTCACGGACCACGGCGGTTTCCTGCCGAACGGGCCCGGCTCGATCCTCACCGGCATCCTGCTCGTCGTCTTCTCCTTCATGGGCAGCGAGATCGCCACCCTCGCGGCCGGCGAGTCGGAGAACCCGCAGCGCGCCATCACCAAGTCCACGAACAGCGTCATCTGGCGGATCGGCGTCTTCTACCTCGGCTCGATCTTCGTCGTCGTCACGCTGCTGCCCTGGGACTCCGAGGCCATCCAGAAGGACGGTTCGTACGTCGCCGCCCTGAACTCGCTCGGCATCCCGAACGCCGGCGAGATCATGAAGTTCATCGTGCTGACGTCCGTCCTGTCCTGTCTCAACTCCGGCCTCTACACGGCCTCCCGCATGGCCTTCTCACTCGGCCGACGCGGTGACGCGCCCAAGTCCTTCGCCCGCACCACGGGCCGCGGCGTCCCGATGACCGCGATCCTCGCGTCGGTCGCCTTCGGCTTCGTCGCCGTCTTCTTCAACTACGAGTTCCCCGACTCGGTCTTCCTCTTCCTCGTCAACTCCTCCGGCGCGGTCGCCCTGTTCGTCTGGCTCGTCATCTGTCTCTCGCAGCTGCGCATGCGGAAGATCATCGAGCGCGAGACGCCGGAGAAGCTGGTCGTCCGGATGTGGCTGTACCCGTATCTGACGTGGGCGACGATCGCGCTGATCGTCTTCGTCCTCGGCTACATGCTCACCGACACCGAGCACGACGGCCGCCAGACAGTCCTGCTGTCGCTCCTGGTGGCGGCCGTGGTCGTGGGCATCTCGCTGGTACTGGAGAAGGTGCGCCGCGGGAAGAGCCGGCTGCGGGAGGCGTCCGACGTCGAACAGGTCTGA
- a CDS encoding ribose-5-phosphate isomerase gives MRVYLGSDHAGFELKNHLVEWLKSAGHEPVDCGPLIYDAQDDYPPFCLRAAERAAADPEGLGIVIGGSGNGEQIAANKVEGVRAALAWSVETAALGRQHNDANVVAVGARMHSEEEATKFVETFLNTPFSGDERHIRRIDMLSAYETTGELPAIPAHHPQA, from the coding sequence ATGCGCGTGTACCTCGGCTCCGACCATGCCGGTTTCGAACTCAAGAACCACCTCGTCGAGTGGCTCAAGTCCGCCGGGCACGAGCCCGTCGACTGCGGGCCGCTCATTTATGACGCCCAGGACGACTACCCGCCGTTCTGCCTGCGTGCCGCGGAGCGGGCGGCTGCCGACCCCGAGGGTCTGGGCATCGTGATCGGCGGGTCCGGGAACGGCGAGCAGATCGCCGCGAACAAGGTCGAGGGGGTGCGGGCGGCTCTCGCGTGGAGCGTCGAGACCGCGGCGCTCGGGCGTCAGCACAATGACGCGAACGTCGTTGCCGTCGGGGCGCGGATGCACTCCGAGGAGGAGGCGACGAAGTTCGTCGAGACCTTCCTCAACACGCCGTTCTCCGGTGACGAGCGGCACATCCGGCGGATCGACATGCTGTCGGCGTACGAGACGACGGGCGAGCTGCCGGCGATCCCGGCGCATCACCCGCAGGCCTAG